The following DNA comes from Teredinibacter haidensis.
AAGCCGGTCATTCGGCCGCCGGTTCAGGGCTTTCCAACGTCCCAGCTCTGCCGGCCTCGAGAAACGCTGCCGCCACCACAAGTAAACACCCTACCCATTCGATAAGTGATAAGCGTTCACCAGCCAAAATTAGCGCGGATATAACCGCTACAACAAGCTCAACAATGATAATGATTGAAGACTTCCCCGACTCCATTCGCGTTACCGCCCACTGGGACCCCAGGTTGGCGAAAAGAAGCCAGCAGAAGGTATACAAGAAAATCCAGCCCCAGCTGGCCGGAGCTAGATCCGAAGGCAAGGCTTGAACGCCAAATAGTATCAGCATTGCCGAAAGGAAGGCGCAGCCGTAAAACATGGCCGTTAGCTTAGGGGCCAACGGAAGGCTCTGCACACCGCGAAACACCATGTTATTCGCAGCAAAGAACAAACCAGAAAGCAGTGCAAAAATATCATTCCACGAGGGTGGACGAGCAAAAATTTCGAATGCACCAAGAATCAGAACTGCACCTGTCAGGGCACAAAAAACGCCCAACCATCGCACAGCGTCGGGCTGCTCCCCCAAAAAGAATTTACCGCCAAGTACCCCCCATACGGGAAGGAGGTAAAACAGTACCATTACACGGATAACATCACCGTAAATGAGCGCGTAGGTAAAGAATAGAATCGCACTTCCGCCGAACAGCGCAATGGCGAGCAACGATGTAAAATATTCCTTTATATAGTGTTTTAATTTAGAA
Coding sequences within:
- a CDS encoding DMT family transporter → MPFRLFLPVIVLVLASVLWGLSWLPLKFIHQQGVDGIPLLLISQGALALVFSPFSKLKHYIKEYFTSLLAIALFGGSAILFFTYALIYGDVIRVMVLFYLLPVWGVLGGKFFLGEQPDAVRWLGVFCALTGAVLILGAFEIFARPPSWNDIFALLSGLFFAANNMVFRGVQSLPLAPKLTAMFYGCAFLSAMLILFGVQALPSDLAPASWGWIFLYTFCWLLFANLGSQWAVTRMESGKSSIIIIVELVVAVISALILAGERLSLIEWVGCLLVVAAAFLEAGRAGTLESPEPAAE